One genomic window of Bradyrhizobium sp. CCGE-LA001 includes the following:
- a CDS encoding AI-2E family transporter: MTFPADERPRSRADLARDQAWAISVGGIGIVLFTAMLLFSWYFAPTLLLIFTGMLLGVGLNALTGALGRRVPLPHPVRLAIVCTALALMLAGVGYLGGATIAEQASLLSKTIKSQITNVRGFLENHGIDTSFFDLGNAAPESSIDTPAAPTPAPAASSRGALPSAGALASSGGAIVSQTFKLLLGTIHGVGNIFIVLFLGLAFAAQPSVYHDGLLFLAPVRHRTRVRLIIDRISETLERWLIAQITVMLAVGAVTWIGLAIIGIPGAFILGIQAGLLAFIPTVGAIIAGVIVVLASLASGWIAALSAFLLFMGVHAMESYVLTPILQRQALDIPPATLFAFQILLGVVFGIWGLALALPLVAIAKVIIDHFKTYEASPLAEAA; this comes from the coding sequence GTGACCTTTCCCGCAGATGAACGGCCCCGTTCCCGTGCCGACCTCGCTCGCGATCAGGCCTGGGCGATCTCGGTCGGAGGCATCGGTATCGTGCTGTTCACGGCCATGCTGCTGTTCAGCTGGTATTTTGCTCCCACCCTGCTGCTGATCTTCACCGGCATGCTGCTCGGTGTCGGCCTCAACGCGCTGACGGGCGCGCTGGGCCGCCGCGTGCCCCTGCCGCATCCGGTCCGCCTCGCGATCGTCTGCACCGCCCTTGCCCTGATGCTTGCCGGCGTTGGCTATCTCGGCGGCGCCACCATCGCCGAGCAGGCTTCGCTGCTGAGCAAGACCATCAAATCGCAGATCACCAATGTCCGCGGCTTCCTCGAGAACCACGGCATCGACACCAGCTTCTTCGATCTCGGCAATGCCGCGCCTGAATCATCCATCGATACGCCGGCAGCCCCGACGCCCGCACCAGCGGCGTCCTCGCGCGGCGCGCTGCCTAGCGCAGGCGCCCTCGCCTCCAGCGGCGGTGCGATCGTGAGCCAGACTTTCAAGCTGCTGCTCGGCACCATCCATGGTGTCGGAAACATATTCATCGTGCTGTTCCTGGGGCTCGCCTTCGCCGCCCAGCCCAGCGTCTATCATGACGGCCTGTTGTTCCTGGCGCCGGTCAGACATCGCACCCGCGTCAGGCTCATCATCGATCGTATCAGCGAGACGCTGGAGCGTTGGTTGATCGCGCAGATCACGGTCATGCTGGCGGTCGGCGCCGTGACCTGGATCGGCCTCGCCATCATCGGCATCCCCGGCGCGTTCATCCTGGGGATCCAGGCCGGCCTGCTCGCCTTCATCCCGACCGTCGGCGCCATCATCGCCGGCGTCATCGTGGTGCTTGCGAGCCTTGCTTCGGGCTGGATCGCGGCGCTGTCGGCGTTTCTCCTCTTCATGGGCGTCCACGCCATGGAGAGCTACGTGCTGACGCCGATCCTGCAGCGCCAGGCGCTGGACATACCGCCGGCCACGCTGTTCGCGTTCCAGATCCTGCTCGGCGTCGTGTTCGGCATCTGGGGCCTTGCGCTGGCGCTGCCTCTGGTCGCCATCGCCAAGGTCATCATCGACCACTTCAAGACGTATGAGGCGTCGCCTCTGGCAGAAGCGGCATGA
- a CDS encoding antibiotic biosynthesis monooxygenase family protein encodes MITEIAQIDVKPGSEKDFEAAVAKAKAAFGRAKGFHGFELHKSIEKPQRYRLMVKWATLENHTVDFRGSENFTEWRGLVGQYFAAPPEVEHTETVLTS; translated from the coding sequence ATGATCACCGAGATCGCGCAAATCGACGTCAAGCCGGGCAGCGAGAAGGACTTTGAGGCCGCCGTTGCCAAGGCCAAGGCCGCCTTCGGCCGAGCCAAGGGTTTTCACGGCTTCGAGCTGCACAAATCGATCGAGAAGCCGCAGCGATACCGGCTGATGGTGAAGTGGGCGACGCTGGAAAACCACACCGTCGATTTCCGCGGTTCCGAGAACTTCACAGAATGGCGCGGCCTCGTCGGCCAGTATTTTGCCGCGCCGCCGGAGGTCGAGCACACCGAGACCGTGCTGACGAGCTGA